The Spirochaeta isovalerica genome includes a window with the following:
- a CDS encoding GNAT family N-acetyltransferase: MNLIKVISRFDDISDPDALIFLMSQQMATYGADPDKERLRKGLINALKESSRAVLFLKSDTGGKPEAFAFANICSGLESGGDYLWINELYVDELLRNRGVATEILNFIDSWCRENDLVYIACSSGLKNDAALSLYRKNGFVTSETIWVDKEL, from the coding sequence ATGAATCTTATCAAAGTCATTTCCCGATTTGATGATATCTCCGATCCCGATGCTCTTATCTTTCTGATGAGCCAGCAGATGGCAACCTACGGTGCTGATCCTGATAAGGAAAGACTTCGGAAGGGACTGATCAACGCTCTGAAAGAAAGCAGCAGAGCCGTTCTATTTCTCAAATCTGATACCGGAGGGAAACCGGAAGCCTTTGCCTTCGCCAATATCTGTTCCGGACTGGAATCGGGAGGAGATTATCTCTGGATAAATGAACTGTATGTGGATGAGTTATTACGCAATAGGGGTGTGGCTACGGAAATCCTGAATTTTATTGACTCCTGGTGCCGGGAGAACGATCTTGTCTATATAGCCTGTTCCTCGGGATTGAAAAATGATGCGGCGTTAAGCCTCTATAGAAAGAACGGTTTTGTCACAAGCGAAACCATCTGGGTAGACAAGGAGTTATAG
- a CDS encoding HD domain-containing protein, with protein sequence MDKDRIIALTEKFVREEMDGAEGGHDWWHTDRVRKLAVHINNTEKADAFIVELGALLHDIADSKFHNGDESLGPAVASRFLESKQIDGNTIEHIENIITHISFKGGGEQLFRSPELDIIQDADRLDALGAVGIARTFNYGGFKNREIYNPAIPPNLTMSREEYKNSTAPTINHFYEKLLLLKDRMNTETGRKMAEHRHSFLETFLEEFYREWDGEL encoded by the coding sequence ATGGATAAAGACAGGATCATAGCCCTGACAGAGAAATTTGTACGGGAGGAGATGGATGGCGCCGAGGGCGGGCACGACTGGTGGCATACCGACCGGGTCAGAAAGCTGGCTGTACATATCAATAATACTGAAAAAGCCGATGCCTTTATTGTCGAACTGGGGGCTTTGCTTCACGATATCGCCGATTCGAAATTCCACAATGGAGACGAGTCCCTTGGGCCGGCAGTTGCCAGTCGATTTCTGGAATCGAAGCAGATCGATGGAAATACCATAGAACACATTGAAAATATCATAACTCACATATCGTTCAAAGGGGGAGGGGAACAGCTCTTCCGGTCTCCCGAGCTGGATATCATTCAGGATGCCGATCGCCTTGACGCTTTGGGAGCGGTGGGCATAGCCAGAACATTCAATTACGGCGGCTTTAAAAACAGGGAAATTTACAATCCCGCCATTCCGCCGAACCTCACTATGAGCCGCGAGGAATACAAGAACAGCACAGCGCCTACTATCAATCATTTTTATGAGAAGCTTCTTCTACTGAAAGACAGGATGAATACGGAGACGGGCCGGAAAATGGCAGAGCACCGTCACAGTTTCCTCGAAACCTTCCTCGAAGAGTTCTAC
- a CDS encoding DUF1801 domain-containing protein, which produces MQISASNVQEYMDQIPEERKDAFRKIRQVILDNLPEGFAEEMSYGMPGFVVPHSIYPAGYHCKPEEPLPFISLASQKNFIALYHMGIYSDENLLNWFREEYAKTCRTKLDMGKSCIRLKKMDDIPFGLIGELATKITVSQWIEIYESSVKK; this is translated from the coding sequence ATGCAGATATCGGCATCCAATGTTCAGGAATATATGGATCAGATCCCCGAAGAGAGAAAGGACGCCTTCCGGAAAATCCGTCAGGTCATTCTCGATAATCTGCCGGAGGGGTTCGCCGAAGAAATGAGTTACGGCATGCCCGGATTTGTGGTTCCCCATTCCATTTATCCCGCTGGGTATCACTGCAAGCCCGAAGAGCCGCTTCCCTTTATCAGCCTGGCTTCCCAGAAGAATTTTATCGCCCTCTATCATATGGGAATCTACTCGGATGAAAATCTGCTGAACTGGTTCCGGGAGGAATACGCCAAAACCTGCCGGACAAAACTCGATATGGGGAAAAGCTGTATCCGCCTTAAAAAAATGGACGATATCCCCTTCGGGCTTATTGGCGAGCTGGCTACGAAAATAACAGTCAGTCAGTGGATTGAAATTTACGAGTCATCTGTGAAAAAATAG